In Trichoderma breve strain T069 chromosome 4, whole genome shotgun sequence, the following proteins share a genomic window:
- a CDS encoding TCP-1/cpn60 chaperonin family domain-containing protein, with product MQRALTSRARASALSGAYKYRSGGSLGQQLRFAHKELKFGVEGRAALLAGADTLAKAVATTLGPKGRNVLIESSFGSPKITKDGVTVARAISLKDKFENLGAKLIQDVASKTNETAGDGTTSATVLARAIFSETVKNVAAGCNPMDLRRGIQAAVDSVVDFLQKNTRDITTSEEVAQVATISANGDHHVGKLIANAMEKVGKEGVITVKEGKTLQDELEVTEGMRFDRGYVSPYFITDAKSGKVEFENPLILLSEKKISAVQDIIPALEASTQLRRPLVIVAEDIDGEALAVCILNKLRGQLQVAAVKAPGFGDNRKSILGDLAVLTNGTVFSDELDIKLEKATPDMLGSTGSITITKEDTILLNGEGSKDAISQRCEQIRGVIADPTTSEYEKEKLQERLAKLSGGVAVIKVGGSSEVEVGEKKDRFVDALNATRAAVEEGILPGGGTALIKASSQALNDVKAANFDQQLGITIVKNAITRPARTIIENAGLEGSVVVGKLTDEYGSDFNRGFDSAKGEYVDMIQAGILDPLKVVRTGLIDASGVASLLGTTEVAIVEAPEERPAGPPMGGMGGMGGMGGMM from the exons ATGCAGCGCGCATTGACTTCCCGTGCCCGCGCCTCGGCCCTGTCCGGCGCTTACAAGTACCGATCTGGAGGTAGCCTGGGCCAGCAACTTCGGTTTGCTCACAAG GAACTCAAGTTCGGTGTCGAGGGCCGTGCTGCTCTCCTGGCTGGTGCCGATACTCTCGCCAAGGCTGTTGCTACCACTCTTGGTCCCAAGGGCCGAAATGTCCTGATCGAGTCCAGCTTCGGCTCCCCCAAGATTACCAAGG ATGGTGTTACTGTCGCCAGGGCCATCAGCCTCAAGGACAAGTTTGAGAACCTCGGTGCCAAGCTGATCCAAGATGTTGCTTCCAAGACCAACGAGACTGCTGGTGACGGCACCACCAGTGCCACCGTCCTGGCCCgtgccatcttctccgaGACCGTCAAGAAcgttgctgctggctgcAACCCCATGGACCTGCGCCGCGGTATCCAGGCTGCTGTCGACTCCGTCGTCGACTTTTTGCAGAAGAACACCCgcgacatcaccaccagcgAGGAGGTTGCCCAGGTCGCCACTATCAGTGCCAACGGTGACCACCACGTTGGCAAGCTGATTGCCAATGCCATGGAGAAGGTTGGCAAGGAGGGTGTCATCAccgtcaaggagggcaagacCCTGCAGGACGAGCTCGAGGTTACCGAGGGTATGCGATTCGACCGCGGCTACGTTTCCCCTTACTTTATCACCGACGCCAAGTCTGGCAAGGTTGAGTTTGAGAACCCTCTGATCCTCCTctccgagaagaagatctcTGCTGTCCAGGACATCATCCCCGCCCTCGAGGCCTCTACCCAGCTCCGCCGCCCCCTTGTCATTGTCGCCGAGGACATTGACGGCGAGGCTCTGGCTGTCTGCATTCTGAACAAGCTCCGTGGCCAGCTCCAGGTCGCTGCCGTCAAGGCCCCTGGCTTCGGTGACAACCGCAAGTCCATCCTTGGCGATCTTGCCGTCCTGACCAACGGAACCGTCTTCTCTGACGAGCTTGACATCAAGCTTGAGAAGGCCACCCCCGACATGCTGGGTTCCACCggctccatcaccatcaccaaggaggaCACCATCCTCCTCAACGGTGAGGGCAGCAAGGATGCCATTTCTCAGCGATGCGAGCAGATCCGTGGTGTCATTGCTGACCCCACCACCTCCGAGtacgagaaggagaagctccagGAGCGTCTGGCCAAGCTTTCTGGCGGtgttgccgtcatcaagGTCGGTGGCTCCTCCGAGGTTGAGgtcggcgagaagaaggaccgATTCGTCGATGCCCTGAACGCCACCCGCGCTGCCGTCGAGGAGGGTATCCTGCCCGGTGGTGGTACTGCCCTGATCAAGGCCTCTTCCCAGGCCCTGAACGAcgtcaaggctgccaacTTTGACCAGCAGCTGGGTATTACCATTGTCAAGAACGCCATCACTCGACCTGCCCGAACCATTATCGAGAACGCCGGCCTGGAGGGCTCTGTCGTTGTTGGCAAGCTGACCGACGAGTACGGCAGCGACTTCAACCGCGGTTTCGACAGCGCCAAGGGCGAGTACGTTGACATGATCCAGGCCGGTATCCTTGATCCCCTCAAGGTTGTCCGCACTGGTCTCATTGATGCCAGCGGCGTCGCTTCGCTGCTGGGTACCACTGAGGTCGCCATCGTTGAGGCCCCTGAGGAGCGACCTGCTGGTCCTCCCATGGGCGGCATGGGTGGCATGGGAGGAATGGGCGGCATGATGTAA
- a CDS encoding cofilin/tropomyosin-type actin-binding protein domain-containing protein, translating to MISLVFRAKVSAQVSEEFQKLKRSNDKNRLLRYIVFKLSDDYSEIQVEHAEADNDWDSFRERLLSATSKSKTGAVGKGPRYAVYDFGFKFDGREINKIILIAWSPDDAGVHPKMIYAASKEALKRSLEGYAYEIQANDSDDLEYASVLNAVLAKVNA from the exons ATGATAAGCTTGGTTTTTAGAGCGAAAGTTTCCGCCCAGGTCTCCGAGGAGTTCCAGAAGCTTAAGCGAAGCAACGACAAGAACAGACTCCTGAGATACATTGTCTTCAAGCTGTCCGACGACTACTCCGAGATCCAGGTCGAGCACGCTGAGGCCGATAACGACTGGGACAGCTTCCGCGAGAGGCTCCTCTCCGCCACCTCCAAGAGCAAGACT GGTGCTGTTGGCAAGGGTCCCCGCTACGCTGTCTACGACTTTGGCTTCAAGTTTGACGGCCGAGAGAT CAACAAGATCATTCTCATCGCCTGGTCTCCCGATGATGCCGGTGTCCAC CCCAAGATGATCTACGCCGCCTCCAAGGAGGCTCTCAAGCGATCCCTGGAAGGCTACGCTTATGAGATCCAGGCCAACGACTCTGACGACCTCGAGTACGCTTCTGTCCTCAACGCCGTCCTGGCCAAGGTGAACGCATAA